In Pseudobacter ginsenosidimutans, the following are encoded in one genomic region:
- a CDS encoding RNA polymerase sigma factor — MPVAAEQLHNEKDLLIRIADGDESAFAELFHFYTARLHLHVTGLVKSAPIAEEIIQETFLRVWMNRDQLPGIEFPRAWIFSIASNICFNHLRQQLRKEKHLRVLASRAEDSQNEIPVLTELKEIRTAIHDAVDHLSGQRRLIWLLYREQGLKQSEIASQLNISVSTVKNTIAQSLDFIRKHMRDKGFWIPVCLLEAIMKISS; from the coding sequence GTGCCTGTGGCTGCTGAGCAATTACATAATGAGAAAGATCTGCTGATAAGGATTGCCGATGGCGATGAATCCGCTTTTGCAGAACTTTTCCATTTTTACACCGCCCGTCTCCACCTGCATGTTACCGGTCTTGTTAAATCCGCTCCCATAGCGGAAGAGATCATACAGGAAACCTTCCTTCGCGTATGGATGAACCGCGACCAGCTGCCGGGTATCGAATTTCCCCGCGCCTGGATCTTCTCCATCGCCAGTAATATCTGTTTCAATCACCTGCGTCAACAATTGCGAAAAGAAAAACATCTCCGGGTGCTGGCAAGTCGTGCGGAAGACAGCCAGAACGAAATACCTGTCCTCACAGAGCTCAAAGAGATCAGAACCGCCATTCACGATGCAGTGGACCATCTCTCCGGCCAGCGCCGTTTGATCTGGTTGCTCTATCGCGAACAAGGCCTCAAACAATCTGAGATTGCCAGTCAGCTGAACATTTCCGTTTCCACCGTTAAGAACACCATCGCGCAATCGCTTGATTTTATCCGCAAGCATATGCGCGACAAAGGCTTCTGGATACCGGTCTGTCTGCTGGAAGCCATTATGAAAATTTCTTCTTAA